Genomic segment of Pelecanus crispus isolate bPelCri1 chromosome 25, bPelCri1.pri, whole genome shotgun sequence:
GCATCTCAGTGGGCTTCACTCTGCCTCTTTTCTGCCTGCGTATAACCTAAATGCTGCCCTTTTTTGGGAAGCCATAACCTTAAGTCtgcccttttctgcttttgctgcttctgcccttATCCCCACCTTCTGGGACCATGACTCTGACTCTGCCCCTGCTTTGTGTGGGTCCCCATGGCCCCCTGTGTCCAacatccccccaccccaccccaccaacCCTGATGCCTTTGGCTCCATCAGCTTCATCAACGTGCGGCTGGGGGGCCGGACCCACAAGGACTCAGGTCGCATCGAGCAGCGGCGGCGCTCAGCTAAGGTCTTCAAGTACCCACGCTACAACGAGACCAGCAAGGACGGCGACTTGATGCTCATCAAGTTTCTCCTGCCAGTCCACATCAACAAGCAGGTGAAGCCGCTGCCATTGGCCACCCACTGCCCTGTGCCCGGCAAGACCTGCCAGATCTCAGGCTGGGGGTCCACCACCAGCCCTGAAGGTATGAAGCCAGTCACCTGGGGACCCAGACATCTGGGGTGCACTGATAACCCCTACATgtgtgtcccctccccagggacccaggtgtccaggctCCCCCAAAGCCCCTCCCAGTCCCATTGGTCCCACCCTAATCCTTAGGCACCCTCGACCCCTGAGGGAACCCAGGCATCCGGGTGACCTGGTCAGGACACCAGGAAGCCTTGGAGCTCCTGCTCAGTTCCAACAAGAGGAAGAGGGGAGATGAGCTCTGGGGCAAAGAGGACAAGAGGTCCAAGCTGGGTCCGGGCTGGATCACTTGGTCTGTCCCCCACCCCGGGTGACCTTGTGCCCTCCATCACCCGCAGTCACCTTCCCTGAGGACCTCCACTGCGCCAAGGTCACCATCGTCTCAGAAGAGCAGTGCCGGCGCATCTACCCCGGCTCCATCACCACCAACATGGTGTGCGCGGGCGAGACCCACAGTCGGGCTGACTCCTGCCAGGTGGGTGCAAGGTCCGGCCATTCGGGGACCGCTGGGTGAGGTCCCACGAGGGAAGTTTTGGGGCTGAGAACGGGCACAATTCAGTGCAGCTGGCAGCACCTCAAGGGGATCTGGGTACGCAGGGTGGGAGGTGAGACGGTGTCACTCGGCGGGGAGAGGACAGCATCTCCTTGGTGGGATGGAGATGCCAGGCCAGCCCTGAAACGGCCCCAGATTTGGGGTGATTCTTTGGGGTGGGCCATGACTCCCAGGCCCCCACATGCCCCGCCTCTTGCCTCGTCAGGGTGACTCTGGAGGACCTCTCATGTGTGATGGGCGGCTCCAGGGTATCGTCTCTTGGGGCCCGGGTGTCTGCGGGGACCCCAAGAAACCCGGTGTCTACGTCAACCTCTGCAAATACACCCGATGGCTCCAGGACACCATGAGAAGGAActgagtccccatccccaacCCATCCCCAGCCTCAACAGACACGGGATGGACcccacagctcctcctcctcctccctgatGAAAGTCCCCAGAGCCGGCCGGTCCGAGCGCTGGGGCACACGCCCTGGGGGCGGGAGGCAGGGGTTGACCACAGGGCCCCGTTGAGATGGCGATGAATAAAGTTTTTTTGACGTGGCTTTTCACCATGTTTTTAACGGGTGGAGCACAGCTCTGGCAGGTCAAGTTGCCCCAGATCTCATAGGGGCAGAAGACCCAGCTCACCATCTTTGGGGTAGACCTGTTGGCCCTCTCATGGGGGTGACCTGTTGACTCCACCATGGGGTAGACCCCTTGCCTCGGCCATGGGGTAGACCTGTTGACCCTACTACAGGTAGACCCGGTGACCTCACCATGGGGCAGATCTGATGGCCCCACCATGGGGTAGACCGCCATGAGTTAGACCCGTTGACCCCACTGCAGTAGACCTGATGACCTCACCGTGGGGCAGATCTGATGGCTCCACCATGGGGTAGACCACCATAAGTTAGACCCGTTGACCCCACTGCAGTAGACCTGTTGATCTCACCGTGGGGCAGATGTGATGGCCCCACCATGGGGCAGACCTCTTGGCCCCACCATTGGGCAGATCTGTTGGCTGTGTCGGGGTCACCCAGGGCTCTTTGCACCACCATGGGGGGACAAAATCCAGCTTGGTGTCCCCCCTCCAAGAGCAAGAAGCCCTTGCAATGCCCCGGAGTCGGACCCTCCTTCTTGGtgtctcctccccagccccatctcTGTGGGCCAACATGTGACCAGGGGAGGACTTCCCATCCCCAGAGGGGAGAAATTTCCCCGTGACTCAGTGGAAGCAGAAGGGGCCAAATTTCCCCACCCGGGGTAACTTGGCAGCAGATCTCCCGAGGGGGAGCATCCACCCAGGCCACACTGGCTCGCGAGCGGGAAGAAATCACCCGCTGGAGGCCAAGTTTACCTGTTCACATGGAGCTGAGGCCTCTATTTTGCAGGAgggggtgggattttttttcccctccatgggGTCATCACGGTCCCATCTTGGTGGTGGGGGTGGGACGGAGAGCAGTGCCAGCCCGGCTTCATCATGGCGTGTCTACAGGACGTGGCGGAGGGGTTGGTGGGCTCCAAAAGCACCTCGGTGTCTTCTCCGCTGCAAGAGGAGATCGGGCAAGGTCAGCCCATCACGTGGCGTCCCCCGTGGCTCAGCGGGGCAGGGAGCGACGCCGGTTGCCTTGCGCAAGGTGTcaccctccctcttcccccacgTGGCCAAGGCCCGGCGCGTTGGAGGGTGTGGGCCTCGTCTGGCCGCCGCGGTGGGGAAAGAGGTTTTGGTCCAGGTCCAAATCCCCAGGGAAGTGGAGAAGTGGTTGCCTGTCACTGCTGGGGCCAGCAGTGGCCACTGGTGGCTTCCAGCTCTCGCTCAGCATTTCACGGGAAGGTTCAACCACCTTTCCGCATCCCATGAAGGGAGCTTTGACTCGGAGGGGGGCCACGTTGGTGGCCATCAGCTGCGGTGGGCTGCCACACTGGGCTCCGGCACAAGCAGCTCCAGCTCATCCATCACCCACGGAGGGCTGGTCAAGGTGCCTACTGGGATCTCATCAACGTGTCCACGGAGGTCTGGTCAACACGTCCGCTGGGATCTAGCAACGTCTTTAAGGAGGCACGGTCAAGGCGTCCGTCGGGGTCTACCCAATGTGTCTACGGAGGTCTAATGAGGTCCACCCGCCGTGCCCATGGAGGGTTGGGGGTCGCATTGTTGGTGTCTACACAACAAGGCCCTGGAGGCCTGGTCAATGCAGCCTTCAGGGTCAAGCCAAGATGTTCACGGAGGTGGAGGTGGCACGGCCGGGTCCATGGGGGTCTGGTAAGTCACCGTGTCCGTGGAGGTGACATTGAACCATGCCAGGAACAGCTGGCGTGTGGCCGCTGCATCCAAGAAACTGGCACCTGCCACCACACACCCCTGTGTCACCCGTGTCCCCTGAGCCACCCCCTGTGTCACCCAGGGCACTGCCACCCACGGTGCTGCCAGCCTATGCGTCACCCAgggccacccccccacccccccccagggtCACCCAGGGCACTGCCACCCCCTTGTGTCAcccaaggcactgccacccACGGCGCTGCCAGCCCATGTGTCAACCGGGGCCACCTACCATGTCACCCAGGGCACCGCCACCTCTTGTGTCACCCAGGGCCACCCTGGACGCAGCGCTCCCGGGGGTGTGAGGACatcagggaggggacagggaggagggatggggggggggggggggggcatgtcccctccctgccactgCCAGTCGGCAGGGGGGCCAGGAGGTCCTGGGTGGCCCTGGCAGTGGGTGGCAGGCCCAGGCTGGCTCTGCCTGAGCCCGCAGGGTAATTAGGTAATTAGCACTAATTACACCACCACCAGGATGGGAGCTGAGGAACTGGGAGAACTGGTTggacccagccccagcccccagcGCTGCGTTAACGTCAtcggccccagccccggccccccccatCTCCATGGGGCTCTGGGGGCCCTCATGTGCTCCCCCATGGGTCCTCCCATGTCCCTACTTGTGCCCCCTTctgtgtccccacatccccaccccCCTCGTGTCCCCTCGTGTGTCTCCATGTCACCTCTTATCCCCTTGTGTGCTCCATGTCCCCTCATGTGCCCCCCCCCAAAGTCCCTCCGTGGGCTCCTgggtcccccatgtcccccccataTCCCCCCATGTGCCTGTGTCCCCATCATGTTGCTCCCCTGTCCCCTCAtgacccccccccgccatgtGTCCTCACGTGCCCTTGTGTCCTTTCATGGTCCCTTGCATCCCCTCACGTCCCTCTGTGTCCTCTCACGTCCCCTCCTGTGCTCCCCTGTCCCCTTAGgtctccccatgtcccctcatgACCCCATCATGGGTCCCCATGTCCATCCACGTCCTCTCGTGCTCTCACGTCCCCCCACACGCCCCCTGTGTCCCCTCATGAGCTCTCTGTCCCCTCAcgtgccccccatgtcccttcACATCCCCTTGGGTACCTCATGTCACCCCCCCCATgagctctcctctcccctcacatgtcccctgtccccacccggGATCTCTGTTCCCCTTGGGAGCCCCCATGTCACCTTGCGAAGTCCCCCAGCCCCCTTCTGCGCCCAGGGGATCAGGGATCCTCATGGATGGGATCTCTGTGGACCTTCATGGCTGAGGATGTCTACAGAGCAGATCCCCGTGGATGGGATCTCTGTGGGCCAGATCTCCACGGCCGATGGTGTCGGTAGGGTGGATCCCCATAGACGGGATCTCCAAGGATGGGATCCCCATGGTATGAAGCCCTGCAGAATTGACCTCCATGGCCTGGGATCACCACGTCCTATCCCTTCACGGGTGGCATCCCCGTGGATGAGATCTCTGGCCACCACATGGCTCCACCACGATCACCATGGCCCAGGTGCTCCGTCGAAGGGATCCCCATGGATGGGTTGTCCGTGGATGATCTCTGCAGCTGACTGCTTCACGGACAGGATCTCCACAGACAGGATCCCTGTGGCTGAGATCTCCATAGACCAGGCCTTCATGGATGGGATCCTGGTGGAGAGGATCCTCATGGATGGCATCTTTGGGGACCGGATCATCGTGGGAGGAGATCACCATGGATTAGCTAATCCAGGGAGGAGATAATCCATGGATTAGCCTGGTGGATTAGGTCTCCGTGGACCAGACATCCACGGGATGAGATCTCCAGGGGATGGCATCTTGGTAAATGAGATCTCCATGGGCCAGGCCTCCACAGAGGGGCTCCCCAAGGCCACAACCTCTCCGTTGAGGATCTCCACAGACCAGATCTCTAAGGATCTGCTGGGATGGCTGCCCTTCCAGGATCTCCAGCTTCACCTCCAGGTTTAGGACCAAACCCAGCCCCAGGCTTCCTCTTGCTACCAGCAGAGAGCGAGATCAGCATCTCCAAACCGTGATTCATCCCAACCTGGCCTTTCCTTTCATCAGGACTCAGCTCCTGGGCTTCTCCACCCTTAATTGCTCGTCAGGCTGTTAATTGCCTTGAGCTGCTCccagccttttctcctttcccagccctgccaaAGGGGCCGTTGAAGAGGCACAGAGGTGCCTTCACACCACCCCTGGAGCTCCTGCACCCACGTTGCAGCTCCGGTCCCAACGTCGAGGATGGCCAGGCTGGGGTGGCTTTAGAGGACGCATTGGTGCCTAAAATCCTTTTGAGACCTTCCTGCTGCAGGATGTGACGGAGCTCGAGGATGGCTCTCCCAGGGGAGGAGGACCATCCGTGAAGACAGCTTGAACCTCCTGGAAAGAGGTGTTGGGGGCTGGCGACCGCTGCTGAGCTCAGCAGGAATTTTGGGTCACCCGCCCTGTCCACCTGGCACCTGGCTCGTGCCCTGGCACGCAAAACCCGCCCCGGGAAGGGCCGGGAGACGCTGGGGTCCTCGGTTGCTGCCACCGCCACCCCGGGTGGAGATGCCCCAGGTGGGCCTGGGGATGGTGGGTGACACTGATTGCACCTGGGTCACCCTCTCCGGGCATGGGGTGGTCACCTCCCGCCTTGGAGACCCTCCAGACCCCTGTGCCCTTGGGGCTGGGTGAGTGAGGAAGGGGAGCTGACACACCTCTGGGGTTGGGGACAGCGTCCGGCTGGGGGGACAAgtggcaccccccccccccatccccggtgGCCCCTTGACTCACCAGAAGCGACTCGCAGGGCTCAGCTGGATTGGCAGCGGGACGTGGCCTCGCCCATCGCTCACCCACATCTGCGGCGTTACTCATCGGGGACGTGCAACCGGCGCCaggtgtcaaaggaaggtggcACGTAGGTCCCTGGGGACCTCCGCTCCGGTGATGTCCTCCAGGGGCTGCGTCCCCCACCCCGGGGCCGTGAGGGTCCCTCTTTGGAGGTGGCATCCTGGGCTGGGAGCACGCACGCGTGCTCCCTCTGCACCCGCCGCCCtcacacacgtgtgcacacgTGCACGGGGGAGCGCGTGCGCACGCGTGTGTGTAACGTGACGTCTGCCCGGCTTCTagtgcgcgcgtgtgtgtgaTGAGGGCGGATGGGTAGACGGATGGAGGAGGTGGGTAGATAGAGGGATGGACAGAGGGACGGACAGATAGATGGAGGGATGGACAGATAGACGGAGGGATGGGTGAAGGAATGGATCGATCGATGGAGGGTTGGATGAAGGAATGGATCATCGATGGAGGGTTGGACAGATACATAGGaggacagatggacagacagctATCCAGCTCGCTGGAAAGACAGTCAGACAGAGAGATGGCTGTAcagatggatggacagatggacagagaCGAGCAGATAGACGTAGAGCTGAAGGGACAGCGGTGTGAGTGGATAGACTGGCTGATTGCAGACAGACGGACAGATGGGCTACTGGACAAACAGACGGAGAGATGAATGGCTGATGGATGGGTAGACAGATGGGACAGAGAGATGGACAGAGAGGCTGTTGGACAGGCAGACTTGCAGTCggatggacggatggatggatggatggatgggcaAATGGCCAGatagatggacagacagacttACAGCTGGATGAACAGAGAGGAAGATAGATGGATGGGGGACAGACAGCTGGATGGACAGACGGATGGACAGACTTACAGTTGGATTCCCGGACAGACGGCCAGACAGGTAGGCAGGTGGGTGGACAGATGGATGGCCAGACTTACGGACAGGTGGACAtggagatggatggatggacaggcaggtggaaggacagacagacggatggatggacagatATCCAGACAGACTTACAGTTGcttggacagacagacagatggctGGGCAGATaggtggatggatggacagacaaGTAGACAGCTGGATcggcagacagacagacggatGGATGGGCAGAGAGACAGATGGGTAGATCCAGTGAtcagcagacagacagacacggATGACCAGATAGACAGACggatggacagagggatggacagATGGGTAGATCCAGGGaccagcagacagacagacacggATGAccagatagacagacagatggacagatgGGTAGATCCAGTGAtcagcagacagacagacggacagatggacagagggatggacagATGGGTAGATCCAGTGAtcagcagacagacagacagacggatGGGCAGGCAAGTGGACAGCTGGCCCGGCAGACTTACAGCCAGCCAGACAGCCGGCTGGACAGCCAGACAACCagctggacagacagacagccgGCTGGACAGACGGACAGCTAGGCAGCCTTACAGCCGGCCGGGCAGGAGGCAGCACCGTTACATCTCATGACAGCCGGGGGGCCGGGTTGGCACCCGGCCACCCCATCTTGCCCTGGGGGCAAAGGGAACCCCCCCTCGGCCCCCCGCGGGGCGCAGGGAGGGCTGAGCCGGCCGGTTCGCCCGAGCGGGCTGTTTTGGGGACTCCTCGCCCCCGTGTCCAGGCCAGCTCTGACAATGGGAGGAGTGGGCGTTTCCCCTTTGCCGAGGATCCCGGCGGCGTTTCCTCTGGGACATCAAAGCCGTAATCacccgcggggccggggagaCACCCACGGGCCACGCTTGCTCCCCTGCCGCACGGCCCCGTCGCCCAACCGCTCTTGACTCACCCCGCCAGAGACACGGCCTACTTTTCACCCCGGGTATAAATATGCCCAAGCCACCGGCTCTCGGCTTCCCGACGCGCTGAGCCGGCCCCGTCCTTCTCCTCCAACAGGTGAGTCCGTCCCCGTGGCCGGGACCACGGCTGTCCCTCCAAGGGATGGATGCTGTGGGGCGGCTCGGGAACCAGGCATCTGGGGGTTCCCCACCTCTTGGTGGCTGTTTCCCACGGGCCAGATTGGTCCATCCCCACGTGCTCAGCCCACGTGGCGGCTCTGTTTTGGATGGCTTTGGTGGGAACGCCCTCCGTATCCCAGTTGAGCTCGGATCTGCCAGTTTCACGGCGCTCAGGAGGGATGTGGTCCTTCCTGAGCTCGTGTAGGTGGGTTTGGCGCCACCAGAGAGCTGAACTCAACTGAAACAGGGTGGAGAAGGAGGACTGCGACCACCCCAAGGTCTGCAAGGGTGAAGGTGCCCCAAAACACCGCCAGCATCTCGGTCACATCGCCTCCATCCCACGTGGGAGGCAGGACACCAATGAGGACCTTCCCCGTAGCTCCCACGTTGGCACCAGCcactcccctgcagccccagggctgaTCCAGTTTGGTTTCTCTGCCCCAGGAATGGCTCGTGTCAGGCACGGGGCCTTTGGCTTCATCCCCATCTTCATCCTCGCAGCTGGACTGTTGCTGACCACCCCAGCGCCGGCGCGAGCTCAGGTGAAAGGCAATCAAGGCAATGAGCGTAAGTCGAACCAGTGGCCAAGGAGGGGGGGATGGAGACACCACGGGTGTTTCATGGGCACCTCACAGGGGAAGGTGTCcgatggggtgggatggggtgggatggggtgggatgggatgggatgggatgggatgggatgggatgggatgggatgggagatGCCTTTCGCTTAGCTCCTGGGAATCTTGCCGGTGGGAATGTTTGGGCAAGGCCCTACAGTTTCGAAACCCGTTTTGGATTCGAGCTGAGATAAAGCAACCACCTTGACGTGGAGAAATGGCCCTGAAAgagatgcagaggaaaattCCTGCATCCCGTTGGAGGTACTGAGACCTCCGGGATaactccttcccctcctctggaAGTTCGTACGGGGATTTCTGTTACAGCTGCAAAAAGACGACAAGAAGAGTCACCCGGGGGGGAGGCAAAGAAAGGAGCGACTTAATCCCGATGGGAGcatccccttcctttcttctggcCTCCAAAACGATGCTCTGCCAAAGGAGAACCTGAACGGATGGGTCTGGAAAGAGGAGTCCCGTGATTTCTGACTGTTGGTTGCAAAGACCTCGGATCTGACC
This window contains:
- the LOC104025168 gene encoding kallikrein-8: MKVLLVMVLALVATASRNVLWVIEGTSCDLPWQAALFKGENFLCGGTLVDKNWVLTAAHCHVPGFINVRLGGRTHKDSGRIEQRRRSAKVFKYPRYNETSKDGDLMLIKFLLPVHINKQVKPLPLATHCPVPGKTCQISGWGSTTSPEVTFPEDLHCAKVTIVSEEQCRRIYPGSITTNMVCAGETHSRADSCQGDSGGPLMCDGRLQGIVSWGPGVCGDPKKPGVYVNLCKYTRWLQDTMRRN